A DNA window from Candidatus Sulfidibacterium hydrothermale contains the following coding sequences:
- a CDS encoding LemA family protein, with protein sequence MKKSWIVIIVVAVVLLLTYGWFKNTYNTMVTQSEAVKAQWSQVENVYQRRADLIPNLVNTVKGYAQHEKETLEGVIQARAKATSVNIDANHLNPQALKQFQQMQDGLSQALSKLMVVVERYPDLKANQNFLELQAQLEGTENRIAVERRQFNQITQAYNTYIKTFPRNIVANLFGFQPKPYFKAEKGAEKAPQVKF encoded by the coding sequence ATGAAAAAATCCTGGATTGTCATTATCGTAGTTGCTGTTGTATTGCTACTCACCTACGGTTGGTTTAAAAATACCTATAACACCATGGTTACCCAATCGGAAGCCGTAAAAGCCCAGTGGTCGCAGGTTGAAAATGTTTATCAGCGGCGTGCCGATTTGATTCCGAACCTGGTAAACACGGTAAAAGGATATGCCCAACACGAAAAAGAAACGCTGGAAGGCGTTATTCAGGCCCGCGCCAAAGCCACTTCGGTCAACATTGACGCCAACCATCTGAATCCACAGGCATTAAAACAGTTCCAGCAAATGCAGGACGGACTGTCGCAGGCATTGTCAAAACTGATGGTCGTTGTTGAGCGTTATCCCGACCTGAAAGCCAACCAGAACTTTCTGGAATTACAGGCCCAGCTGGAAGGTACAGAAAACCGTATTGCCGTAGAACGCCGCCAGTTTAATCAGATTACCCAGGCCTACAACACGTACATTAAAACATTTCCCCGCAATATTGTAGCCAACTTATTCGGTTTTCAACCCAAACCCTATTTCAAAGCAGAAAAAGGTGCCGAAAAAGCCCCGCAGGTCAAATTTTAA
- a CDS encoding TPM domain-containing protein, with protein MSPSAKRFFTKEEQDEIMKAILNAEMDTSGEIRVHIESTLKGDVLDRAAFIFKKLKMDRTELRNGVLFYLAIKSRKFAIIGDVGINKEVPENFWDDIKEKMAEYFKQNKFTEGLVYGITETGKHLKKHFPYHLDDINELPDDISFGK; from the coding sequence ATGAGTCCTTCAGCCAAAAGGTTCTTCACCAAAGAAGAACAAGATGAAATCATGAAAGCTATTCTTAACGCCGAGATGGACACCTCCGGTGAGATTCGGGTACATATTGAATCCACCTTGAAAGGAGATGTGCTTGACCGCGCTGCTTTTATTTTCAAAAAATTAAAAATGGATCGCACCGAACTGCGTAATGGTGTGTTGTTTTATCTTGCCATAAAAAGCAGAAAGTTTGCCATTATCGGCGATGTGGGCATTAACAAAGAAGTTCCTGAAAATTTCTGGGACGACATCAAAGAAAAAATGGCCGAATATTTTAAACAAAATAAATTTACGGAAGGATTGGTTTACGGGATTACCGAAACCGGTAAACACCTGAAAAAACACTTTCCGTATCATCTGGATGATATTAACGAACTACCGGATGATATCTCGTTCGGGAAATAA
- a CDS encoding TPM domain-containing protein — protein sequence MKQIQHSTLIFILLLFFSIQLRAGDIPPRPNPPRLVNDFAGILTPQQVKSLEYKLRYFNDTTSNQIVVVTVKSLNGMDPAMFATELGKQWKVGQKKFDNGVVILIKPKYRNSRGQAFIAVGYGLEPVIPDATAKKIVEYEMIPRFKRGDYYGGIQKATDIIMELAAGEISAKGYNKTHEKSPWTALIPFVIFLLVFLLIRVSNARSYSVGKGTSFWTAFWLGSMLGGSGHSGSWNDFSGGSSGGFGGGFGGFGGGSFGGGGAGGSW from the coding sequence ATGAAACAAATTCAACACTCAACCCTCATTTTTATTCTGCTGTTGTTTTTCAGCATTCAGCTCCGGGCCGGAGATATTCCTCCCCGCCCCAATCCTCCCCGGCTGGTAAACGATTTTGCCGGCATTCTCACACCACAGCAGGTAAAAAGTCTCGAATACAAGTTGCGTTATTTCAACGATACCACGTCCAACCAAATTGTGGTGGTAACGGTTAAATCGCTTAACGGCATGGATCCGGCCATGTTTGCCACCGAATTGGGAAAACAATGGAAAGTTGGACAGAAAAAATTTGACAACGGCGTGGTGATTCTTATCAAACCCAAATACCGTAACAGCCGCGGACAAGCTTTTATTGCCGTAGGTTACGGACTTGAGCCGGTTATTCCCGATGCCACCGCAAAGAAAATTGTTGAATACGAAATGATTCCCCGGTTCAAACGGGGAGACTATTACGGTGGTATTCAAAAGGCAACCGACATCATTATGGAACTTGCGGCCGGCGAAATCAGCGCCAAAGGGTATAACAAAACACACGAAAAATCACCCTGGACGGCTTTGATACCCTTCGTCATTTTCTTGCTGGTCTTTTTGCTGATTCGTGTCAGCAATGCCCGCTCGTACAGTGTCGGAAAAGGCACTTCTTTCTGGACTGCTTTTTGGTTGGGAAGCATGCTCGGCGGAAGTGGTCACTCAGGAAGCTGGAATGATTTTTCAGGAGGAAGTTCCGGTGGTTTTGGTGGTGGATTCGGTGGCTTTGGCGGCGGAAGTTTCGGCGGCGGCGGTGCCGGTGGCAGCTGGTAA
- the thrS gene encoding threonine--tRNA ligase codes for MIKITLPDGSVKEVAKGTTALDIAREISEGLARNVLAAKVNDKVVNATMPITEDTKLQLLTWNDPEGKATLWHSSAHLMAEAIELLYPGVKFGIGPDIENGFYYDIDFGDYEISEKDFPKIEKKMLELAREKQQFVRKEVSKADALAYFKEKGDEYKLELIEDLEDGEITFYESGHFTDLCRGPHIPHTGFIKAVKLMKIAGAYWRGDEKRKQLTRIYGITFPKKKELTEYLELLEEAKKRDHRVLGKQLELFTFSQNVGLGLPLWLPKGAQLRELLEQYLKKVQRAAGYQPVITPHIGNVNLYKTSGHYQKYGEESFRPIKTPVEGEEFFLKPMNCPHHCEIYKATPHSYKELPIRYAEFGTVYRYEQSGELHGLTRVRGFTQDDAHIFCTPDQIKTEFNGVIDIIEKIFTALDFKDVLIQISLRDPKHPEKYIGTDENWEKAERAIIEVAEERNLNTVVEYGEAAFYGPKMDFMVRDAIGRKWQLGTIQVDYNLPERFDLTYIGADNEKHRPVMIHRAPFGSMERFVAVLIEHCAGNFPVWLTPVQAIILPISEKYTTYAKKVLNLLTRLDVRAELDERNEKTGRKIRDAELKKIPYMLIVGEKEEENGLVSVRKHKEGDQGTMRTEDFAQMVNEEVKNLMNV; via the coding sequence ATGATAAAAATAACACTACCGGACGGTTCGGTAAAAGAGGTAGCCAAGGGCACCACCGCATTGGATATTGCCCGTGAAATCAGCGAAGGGCTGGCACGTAACGTACTGGCAGCTAAAGTGAACGACAAAGTGGTCAATGCCACCATGCCCATCACCGAAGATACCAAGCTGCAACTGCTTACCTGGAACGATCCGGAAGGAAAAGCCACCCTGTGGCACTCGTCGGCTCACCTGATGGCTGAAGCCATTGAGCTGCTGTATCCCGGTGTGAAATTCGGTATCGGCCCCGACATCGAAAATGGTTTTTATTACGACATCGATTTTGGTGATTACGAAATCTCGGAAAAAGATTTTCCCAAGATCGAGAAAAAAATGTTGGAACTGGCCCGCGAAAAACAACAGTTTGTCCGGAAAGAAGTTTCCAAAGCCGATGCCCTCGCCTATTTTAAAGAAAAAGGCGATGAATATAAGCTGGAGCTGATCGAAGACCTTGAAGACGGAGAAATCACTTTCTACGAAAGCGGTCATTTTACCGATCTCTGTCGCGGCCCGCACATTCCGCATACCGGATTCATCAAAGCTGTAAAGCTGATGAAAATTGCCGGAGCTTACTGGCGCGGCGATGAAAAACGCAAACAGCTGACCCGTATCTACGGCATCACCTTTCCGAAGAAAAAAGAGCTGACCGAATACCTTGAATTGCTGGAAGAAGCCAAAAAACGCGATCATCGTGTTCTTGGTAAACAGTTGGAACTGTTTACTTTTTCGCAAAATGTGGGGCTTGGTCTCCCGCTGTGGCTTCCCAAAGGGGCACAACTGCGTGAGCTGCTGGAACAATACTTGAAAAAAGTTCAACGGGCCGCCGGCTATCAACCGGTGATAACTCCACATATCGGCAACGTCAATCTGTACAAAACATCCGGTCATTATCAGAAATACGGTGAAGAATCATTTCGCCCCATCAAAACGCCGGTAGAAGGAGAAGAATTTTTCCTGAAACCCATGAACTGCCCTCATCATTGCGAAATTTACAAAGCCACTCCGCATTCGTATAAAGAGCTGCCCATCCGCTACGCCGAATTTGGTACCGTTTACCGTTACGAACAAAGCGGCGAATTGCACGGATTAACACGGGTAAGAGGTTTTACCCAGGACGATGCCCACATTTTCTGTACACCCGACCAGATCAAAACAGAATTTAATGGGGTGATTGACATTATTGAAAAGATCTTTACGGCTCTGGACTTTAAGGATGTACTGATTCAGATTTCGCTGCGCGACCCCAAACATCCTGAAAAATATATCGGGACAGACGAAAATTGGGAAAAAGCAGAAAGAGCAATTATCGAAGTAGCAGAAGAACGGAATTTAAATACGGTCGTAGAATACGGCGAAGCCGCTTTTTACGGTCCGAAAATGGACTTCATGGTTCGTGATGCCATTGGCAGAAAATGGCAACTCGGCACCATTCAGGTCGATTACAACCTGCCCGAACGCTTTGATTTAACTTACATTGGCGCCGATAACGAAAAACACCGGCCGGTGATGATTCACCGCGCACCGTTCGGCTCGATGGAACGTTTTGTGGCTGTACTTATCGAACACTGTGCCGGTAATTTCCCGGTTTGGCTTACGCCGGTACAAGCCATTATTTTACCCATTAGCGAAAAATATACAACTTACGCCAAAAAAGTATTAAATTTGCTGACCCGTTTGGATGTCCGTGCCGAACTGGATGAAAGAAACGAAAAAACAGGAAGAAAAATCAGGGATGCGGAATTGAAGAAGATTCCTTACATGCTGATTGTAGGAGAGAAAGAAGAAGAAAACGGACTGGTTTCGGTGCGAAAACACAAAGAAGGCGATCAGGGAACGATGCGCACCGAAGATTTCGCCCAAATGGTGAATGAAGAAGTAAAAAATTTAATGAATGTTTAA
- the infC gene encoding translation initiation factor IF-3 translates to MAKYRGRGRGPRYVKKEDPNKINEHITAPIVRLVGDNVETGIYQLREAQAKADELGLDLVEISPKANPPVCKIMDYKKYLYEQKKRQKEIKAKTAKVVLKEIRLGPNTDDHDFNFKLKHATKFLQDGAKVKVDVFFRGRSIIYKDKGEYILLRFAQELEDYAKVEQLPKLEGKRMIMILSPKKPEKKSEKKSS, encoded by the coding sequence ATAGCAAAGTACAGAGGACGGGGAAGGGGCCCCAGATACGTAAAAAAAGAAGACCCCAACAAAATTAACGAACACATTACCGCGCCCATTGTCCGCCTGGTAGGTGACAATGTGGAAACCGGTATTTATCAGCTGCGCGAGGCACAAGCCAAAGCAGATGAGCTGGGTTTGGACTTGGTTGAAATCTCTCCAAAAGCCAATCCGCCTGTTTGTAAAATTATGGATTATAAAAAATACCTTTACGAACAGAAAAAAAGGCAAAAAGAGATTAAGGCCAAAACCGCCAAGGTTGTCTTAAAGGAAATCCGTTTAGGACCGAATACCGACGACCATGATTTTAATTTTAAACTAAAACATGCCACTAAATTTTTGCAAGATGGTGCCAAAGTAAAAGTGGACGTGTTTTTCAGGGGAAGATCCATCATTTACAAAGACAAAGGAGAGTACATTTTATTGCGGTTTGCCCAGGAGTTGGAAGATTATGCCAAAGTAGAACAACTTCCCAAATTGGAGGGGAAACGGATGATCATGATTCTTTCTCCTAAAAAACCGGAAAAGAAATCAGAGAAAAAATCAAGTTAA
- the rpmI gene encoding 50S ribosomal protein L35, whose protein sequence is MPKMKTKSGAKKRFVLTGSGKIKRKHAYKSHILTKKSKKRKRNLTYFTIIDKADEKNIRRMIQG, encoded by the coding sequence ATGCCAAAAATGAAAACAAAATCCGGTGCTAAGAAGAGATTTGTGCTGACGGGTTCCGGAAAAATCAAAAGGAAACATGCGTACAAAAGTCACATTCTGACGAAAAAGTCAAAAAAACGTAAACGTAACTTAACTTACTTTACCATTATTGACAAAGCTGATGAAAAGAACATTCGTCGCATGATTCAAGGGTAA
- the rplT gene encoding 50S ribosomal protein L20 — protein MPRSVNTVASRARRKKVMKQVKGQFGRRKNVWTVAKNAYEKGLSYAYRDRRTKKRNFRALWIQRINAGARLHGMSYSEFMGKLHAKNIELNRKVLADLAMNHPEAFKAIVDAVKK, from the coding sequence ATGCCAAGATCAGTTAACACTGTTGCGTCAAGAGCACGCAGAAAAAAAGTAATGAAGCAGGTCAAAGGACAATTTGGCCGCAGAAAAAATGTCTGGACGGTTGCGAAAAACGCTTACGAAAAAGGCCTCAGCTATGCCTACCGTGACAGACGAACCAAAAAACGGAATTTCCGTGCATTGTGGATTCAGCGTATCAACGCAGGGGCCCGTCTTCACGGGATGTCCTATTCTGAATTCATGGGAAAACTCCATGCCAAAAATATCGAACTGAACCGTAAAGTTCTTGCCGATTTGGCTATGAACCATCCTGAAGCTTTTAAAGCTATTGTGGATGCGGTAAAAAAATAA
- a CDS encoding sigma-54-dependent transcriptional regulator: MMSNKLSLLVVDDEQRLVDEIAEFLKGKKFTVYSANHPDTALELVKTKIPDIVILDIRLPGKSGLDLLPEIKKVNPSTEVIMISGHGDMNTVIEAMRKGAADYFAKPFRLADVYKAIVRTERFIALTTELQSVKSGMDVLSKKLLENIGVRLVGNSKAMRDMIGMMTKVAQTPNTSVLILGESGTGKELVAHGIHYLSDRNNKTFYSVNCSAIPESLFESEFFGHKKGAFTGADSDKDGWFEIADGGTLFLDEISDMPLVQQAKLLRVLEERKVSKIGSRQSKQVDVRVIAASNTNLEKLANENKFRLDLFHRLNIFVINIPPLRERKEDIPALVQYYLDLYCRQFGKTKMKMSKDALELLQSYHFPGNVRELRNIVERAVILCDGDTLLPEHIQLMQNGERKPEQISQHAETRLPEASGNSEVVLDLEENERRLIRLALEKADNNKSKAAQLLNITWQALDRRMKKYGME, translated from the coding sequence ATGATGTCAAATAAGTTAAGTCTCCTTGTTGTAGATGATGAGCAACGGCTCGTAGATGAAATTGCCGAATTTCTGAAGGGTAAAAAATTTACCGTTTATTCGGCTAACCATCCGGATACGGCCCTGGAACTGGTAAAAACAAAAATACCGGATATCGTGATTCTGGATATCCGGTTACCGGGAAAAAGCGGGCTGGACCTGTTGCCGGAGATTAAAAAGGTAAACCCGTCAACGGAAGTCATTATGATTTCGGGACACGGAGATATGAATACCGTGATTGAAGCCATGCGCAAGGGAGCTGCCGATTATTTTGCCAAACCTTTCCGCCTTGCGGATGTGTATAAAGCCATTGTGCGTACAGAGCGCTTTATCGCACTGACAACAGAGCTCCAGAGTGTGAAGTCCGGCATGGACGTCCTGTCAAAAAAATTACTCGAAAATATTGGTGTGCGACTGGTGGGAAACAGTAAGGCCATGCGCGATATGATTGGGATGATGACGAAAGTGGCACAAACGCCGAATACTTCTGTCCTGATTTTGGGGGAGAGTGGTACCGGTAAAGAGTTGGTAGCACACGGAATTCATTATCTGAGTGACCGGAACAATAAAACATTTTATTCGGTTAACTGTTCGGCTATTCCGGAAAGCCTTTTCGAAAGCGAATTTTTCGGACATAAAAAAGGTGCTTTTACCGGTGCAGATTCAGATAAGGACGGTTGGTTTGAGATTGCGGATGGCGGTACGCTTTTTTTGGATGAGATCAGTGACATGCCGTTGGTACAACAGGCTAAGCTACTGCGTGTTCTGGAAGAACGAAAGGTAAGTAAGATTGGCTCGCGACAAAGCAAACAGGTGGATGTACGGGTGATTGCTGCTTCGAATACCAATCTGGAAAAGCTGGCCAACGAAAATAAATTTCGTCTCGACCTGTTTCACCGGCTCAATATTTTTGTGATCAACATTCCGCCATTGCGCGAGCGGAAAGAAGATATTCCGGCATTGGTTCAATATTATCTCGATTTGTATTGCCGGCAGTTTGGAAAAACCAAAATGAAAATGAGCAAAGATGCACTGGAACTGTTGCAGAGCTACCATTTTCCGGGAAATGTCCGGGAGCTTCGGAATATTGTTGAACGGGCAGTTATTTTGTGCGATGGTGATACTTTGTTACCAGAACATATTCAATTGATGCAAAATGGCGAAAGGAAACCGGAGCAGATTTCGCAGCATGCCGAAACCCGTTTGCCTGAAGCATCGGGGAACAGCGAAGTTGTACTTGACCTGGAAGAGAATGAACGCCGGCTGATTCGTCTTGCCCTTGAAAAAGCAGACAATAACAAATCAAAGGCAGCTCAGTTGCTCAATATTACCTGGCAGGCACTGGACCGCCGGATGAAAAAATATGGTATGGAATAG
- a CDS encoding response regulator yields the protein MKKLNVSLLYIEDDPTLRNIYKKILEYTVEKVYVASDGLEGLNQFKQYHPDIVLTDVRMPVMDGLDMIMRIREIDKYARIIILSAFGEPQYFTSAIALGVKAYLLKPVESAQLLKAIEEQANDILLDRKVRKEEQKRRLAENEQRKSEAILRALANVTAVFFEEGFNSQSVQKVLQLIGEVTNASRVYIFQNFEDEQGKPFTSQIYEWVKGQVKPEIDNPTLERLYFDDPIFVRWVEVMKNHGYIHGFVRDFKNEIERKVLEEQDIISILSMPIFVQDKWWGFIGLDECEQERVWSEAETGALETLAHNLGAAIYRKDVENELRELNAHLELRVKQRTEAMQKEIIERQAVETRLRESEEKYRLIFENAINGIVLIVERQVVMVNPKGIDILGSNPDHIIGSCLVDFVFEEDRPRFENFIHTVGERKGTEFIDIRFVSPSGKLKWVEMKTNEIIWDEENACLVFLSDISARKTAENALNRLNKELEKRVAQEVEKVKQQQQLLVQKSKLEYIGELSAGLSHEVNQPLGGISMGLENILMRMSDGKLDEEYLRKKFEVLFQDVERINQIIQHVRIFSRDQQEALKEDVPVVQVLNNALSLVKMQMKDHQIDLQLDFVQDEELVVTGNPYRLEQVFLNLLSNARYAVEEKARFVHNGYKKEIAIQCVRKNNFCEVRVKDNGTGISPENLNKIFDPFFTTKDEERGTGLGLSISYGIVKEFGGNIRVQSREKEMTEFIIRLPLKKANKANDVK from the coding sequence ATGAAAAAACTCAATGTTTCCTTGCTTTACATTGAAGATGACCCAACACTGAGAAACATCTACAAAAAAATCTTGGAATATACTGTAGAAAAGGTGTATGTGGCTTCTGACGGACTGGAAGGTCTGAACCAATTTAAACAATATCATCCGGATATTGTTTTGACCGATGTCAGAATGCCGGTGATGGATGGTCTGGACATGATAATGAGAATCAGGGAGATAGATAAATATGCGCGAATCATTATCCTTTCAGCATTTGGTGAACCGCAATATTTTACCAGTGCGATTGCTTTGGGAGTAAAGGCCTATTTGTTGAAACCGGTTGAATCGGCACAACTGCTAAAAGCTATTGAAGAGCAGGCGAATGATATTTTGCTGGACCGGAAAGTCCGGAAAGAGGAACAAAAACGGCGGCTAGCCGAAAATGAACAACGAAAAAGTGAAGCCATTTTGCGGGCTTTGGCCAATGTAACGGCTGTTTTTTTTGAAGAAGGTTTTAATAGTCAATCGGTACAAAAGGTGTTGCAGCTGATTGGCGAAGTGACCAATGCTTCGCGGGTGTACATCTTTCAGAATTTTGAAGATGAACAGGGTAAACCCTTTACTTCGCAGATTTACGAATGGGTGAAAGGACAGGTAAAGCCGGAAATTGATAATCCCACACTCGAACGCCTTTATTTTGACGATCCGATTTTTGTTCGCTGGGTAGAGGTGATGAAGAATCACGGTTATATCCATGGTTTTGTTCGGGATTTTAAAAATGAAATTGAAAGGAAGGTGCTGGAAGAGCAGGATATCATCTCCATTCTTTCCATGCCTATTTTTGTTCAGGATAAATGGTGGGGATTTATCGGCCTGGATGAATGTGAACAGGAACGGGTTTGGTCAGAAGCCGAAACCGGTGCGTTGGAAACCTTGGCGCATAACCTGGGAGCTGCTATTTACCGGAAGGATGTGGAAAATGAATTGCGTGAGCTAAACGCCCATCTTGAACTCCGGGTAAAACAGCGTACCGAGGCAATGCAGAAAGAAATTATTGAAAGACAGGCTGTTGAAACTCGTTTACGTGAAAGCGAAGAAAAGTACCGGCTTATTTTTGAAAATGCCATTAATGGTATTGTTTTGATTGTGGAACGGCAAGTTGTCATGGTAAACCCGAAAGGTATCGATATTCTGGGCAGTAACCCGGATCATATTATCGGAAGCTGCCTGGTGGATTTTGTTTTCGAAGAAGACCGCCCGCGCTTTGAAAATTTTATTCATACGGTGGGCGAACGTAAAGGTACTGAGTTTATTGATATCCGGTTTGTTTCTCCTTCCGGAAAATTAAAGTGGGTGGAAATGAAAACCAATGAAATTATTTGGGATGAAGAAAATGCCTGCTTGGTTTTCCTTTCCGATATCAGTGCCCGTAAAACAGCCGAAAATGCCTTAAACCGGTTAAATAAAGAACTGGAAAAACGAGTGGCGCAGGAAGTGGAAAAGGTGAAACAACAACAACAATTGTTGGTGCAAAAATCAAAACTGGAATATATCGGAGAGCTGTCGGCAGGACTTTCACACGAAGTGAACCAGCCTTTGGGCGGTATTTCCATGGGACTGGAAAATATTTTGATGCGAATGTCCGATGGAAAACTGGATGAAGAGTATCTTCGTAAAAAGTTTGAAGTACTGTTTCAGGATGTGGAACGGATCAATCAGATCATTCAGCATGTCCGTATTTTTTCACGTGACCAGCAGGAAGCACTTAAAGAAGATGTGCCGGTAGTTCAGGTTTTAAACAATGCACTTTCTTTGGTTAAAATGCAGATGAAAGATCATCAAATTGATCTGCAATTGGATTTTGTTCAGGATGAAGAACTTGTTGTAACAGGAAATCCTTACCGTCTTGAGCAGGTTTTTCTGAATCTGCTGTCCAATGCCCGGTATGCTGTGGAAGAAAAGGCGCGATTTGTCCATAACGGATATAAGAAAGAGATTGCCATCCAGTGTGTCCGGAAAAATAATTTTTGTGAAGTCAGAGTGAAAGATAACGGCACCGGAATTTCTCCGGAAAACCTGAACAAGATTTTCGATCCGTTTTTTACGACAAAAGATGAAGAAAGAGGTACCGGGCTGGGACTTTCCATTTCGTATGGTATTGTGAAAGAGTTTGGCGGTAACATTCGTGTACAAAGCCGGGAAAAAGAAATGACTGAATTTATCATTCGATTACCACTAAAAAAAGCAAATAAAGCAAATGATGTCAAATAA
- a CDS encoding YdcF family protein, which yields MKIRLWEKRECRCLTFWGWIAVWLLLALLFRIWLGTVCRWLSLNEPVKAKTLVVEGWIEDYALHHAVDFYRKNHYQHLIVTGLPITQWSDYVTFKNTAEGAIAVIRGYGFKDTVYEAVIPRSVTINRTYNTAVATRMLFQKHPEFGHAFNIYSVGVHARRTHLMFERAFGKEYQIGIIADTDRTFDPEHWWRTSKGFRNVSNEFVAFSYVWAFFHPDYQKFEKMLEKGYAQDSLDLFQQNNVKPEKLTKTP from the coding sequence ATGAAAATCCGGTTATGGGAAAAAAGAGAATGCCGTTGTCTGACCTTTTGGGGGTGGATTGCCGTATGGCTTCTGTTGGCTCTCCTTTTTCGGATTTGGCTGGGAACCGTTTGCCGTTGGTTGTCGCTAAATGAGCCGGTGAAAGCCAAAACACTGGTGGTGGAAGGATGGATAGAAGATTATGCCTTGCACCATGCTGTGGATTTTTACCGGAAAAATCACTATCAACATCTGATCGTAACCGGTTTGCCCATTACCCAGTGGAGTGATTATGTAACATTTAAAAATACAGCGGAAGGTGCTATTGCGGTAATTAGAGGATATGGCTTTAAAGACACTGTTTATGAAGCCGTTATTCCTCGCTCGGTAACCATAAACCGGACGTATAATACGGCAGTGGCTACCCGGATGTTGTTTCAAAAACATCCGGAATTTGGCCATGCATTCAATATTTATTCGGTGGGGGTGCATGCGCGCCGGACTCATCTGATGTTTGAACGTGCTTTTGGAAAAGAATATCAAATAGGAATTATTGCCGATACTGACCGCACTTTTGACCCGGAACATTGGTGGCGTACCAGTAAAGGTTTCCGGAATGTAAGTAATGAATTTGTGGCATTTAGTTATGTTTGGGCCTTTTTTCATCCCGATTATCAGAAATTTGAAAAAATGCTGGAAAAAGGGTATGCCCAGGATAGTCTCGATTTGTTTCAACAAAATAATGTAAAACCTGAAAAACTGACAAAAACCCCATGA